Proteins found in one Synechococcus sp. LA31 genomic segment:
- the budA gene encoding acetolactate decarboxylase: MTCCPDSHHELHVRLGDGLYGALQERCRRTGESASHVMREALAECLDLEHHTIYQVSTSGALVQGIYQGCVTVGDLLKHGNFGLGTFDGLDGEGILLDGICWQARSDGTVQQAPNDALAPFWAVTQFQADHTDRLTDLTSWADLTSRLDQLRDNANLFVAIRLRGVFERIRYRVACKAEAGVDLVSATNAQAMFDLEHVTGTLVGFWTPTYARTINVPGYHLHLLSDDHRHAGHVLELQSRELQLELHRESHLQLVLPETPAFLKADLSGDPAAALAKAEGDHP, from the coding sequence ATGACATGCTGCCCGGATTCCCACCACGAGCTCCATGTGCGCCTCGGTGATGGGTTGTATGGAGCTCTCCAGGAGCGCTGTCGGCGCACCGGTGAAAGTGCGAGCCATGTGATGCGTGAGGCCCTGGCTGAATGCCTGGATCTCGAGCATCACACCATCTATCAGGTGTCCACCTCCGGCGCCCTGGTGCAGGGGATCTATCAAGGCTGCGTCACCGTTGGTGATCTGCTCAAACACGGCAACTTCGGCCTTGGCACCTTCGATGGGCTCGATGGTGAGGGGATCCTGCTGGATGGGATCTGCTGGCAGGCCCGCTCCGATGGCACGGTGCAGCAAGCGCCCAACGATGCGCTGGCGCCGTTCTGGGCGGTGACGCAGTTTCAGGCTGATCACACCGATCGCCTCACGGATCTCACCAGTTGGGCTGATCTCACCAGCCGGCTCGATCAACTCCGCGACAACGCCAACTTGTTTGTGGCGATTCGCCTGCGCGGGGTGTTCGAGCGGATCCGCTATCGGGTGGCCTGCAAAGCGGAAGCCGGCGTTGACCTGGTGAGTGCCACCAACGCCCAGGCGATGTTTGATCTGGAGCATGTGACAGGCACATTAGTCGGCTTCTGGACCCCCACCTACGCCCGCACGATCAACGTGCCGGGCTATCACCTACATCTGCTCAGCGACGATCACCGCCACGCCGGCCACGTGCTCGAACTGCAGAGCCGTGAGCTGCAGCTTGAGCTGCATCGCGAAAGCCATCTGCAGCTGGTGCTGCCAGAAACGCCGGCGTTTCTCAAGGCCGATCTGAGCGGGGATCCGGCGGCAGCCCTGGCCAAGGC
- the alsS gene encoding acetolactate synthase AlsS, translated as MTPPINLQSLREEQCNDMNGAQVLVKLLEQHGVTHVFGIPGAKVDSVFEALLDSSIELVLCRHEQNAAFMAQAVGRMTGTVGVCLVTSGPGVTNLVTGLATATSEGDPVLAIGGEVPIDDRFKHTHQALDGVDVMRPVSKYAQSALSIHSLPEVFGNAVRAAESGRPGAAFLGLPKDVGLAEFPGELSPGWARPIVQGQAAAAEISRAAELINASSRPLLLLGMQASQGPLAESLQGFIRSTGLPYCATFQGPGAWVAPDQFAGRVGLFRNQPADHLLDAADCVITVGFDAIEFDPSLWNSGNNRSLVAIDVLAPDQDQAFLPSAELIGGIDANLTALAPLIKVTVEEAFRRSGDTAAAELHATAAEGAQLGGTPLHPLRVIHELRQVVTPDTTLALDVGSHYIWMNRYFPAGHARQVLVSNGQQTLGVALPWAMATNLCRPGQPVISVSGDGGFLFTATELQTATRIGSRFVHLIWNSGSYNMVAFQEQAHYGRTAGVQLGTYNVEAFAEAFGCKGYRITAADQLGPVLREALQQTVPVLIDIPIDYSQNLKLMQNVHQDFIH; from the coding sequence TTGACACCACCCATCAACCTGCAGAGCCTGCGTGAAGAGCAATGCAATGACATGAACGGCGCTCAGGTTTTGGTGAAGCTGCTCGAGCAGCATGGTGTGACCCATGTGTTCGGAATCCCCGGGGCCAAAGTCGACAGCGTGTTCGAGGCCCTGCTCGATTCCTCGATTGAGCTGGTGCTGTGTCGCCACGAGCAGAACGCGGCCTTCATGGCCCAGGCCGTGGGACGTATGACCGGCACGGTGGGTGTGTGCCTGGTGACCTCCGGCCCGGGGGTGACCAACCTCGTGACCGGCCTGGCCACGGCAACGTCTGAAGGGGATCCTGTGCTGGCCATCGGCGGCGAGGTGCCGATCGACGACCGCTTTAAACACACCCATCAGGCCCTCGATGGGGTGGATGTGATGCGGCCGGTGTCGAAATACGCCCAGTCGGCACTCTCCATTCACAGCCTGCCGGAGGTGTTTGGCAATGCCGTGCGCGCTGCTGAGAGCGGGCGGCCCGGTGCGGCCTTTCTGGGCTTGCCCAAGGATGTGGGGCTGGCTGAGTTCCCTGGTGAGCTGTCGCCTGGGTGGGCGCGGCCCATCGTTCAAGGGCAGGCAGCAGCGGCTGAAATCAGCCGCGCCGCTGAGCTGATCAATGCCAGCTCCCGCCCGCTGCTGCTGCTTGGGATGCAGGCGTCGCAGGGGCCCTTGGCTGAGTCGCTGCAGGGCTTTATTCGCAGCACAGGTCTTCCCTATTGCGCCACGTTTCAGGGGCCCGGGGCTTGGGTGGCCCCAGATCAGTTCGCCGGCCGGGTTGGTCTGTTCCGCAATCAGCCAGCCGATCACCTGCTCGATGCCGCCGATTGCGTGATCACGGTGGGTTTTGATGCGATTGAGTTTGATCCGAGCCTCTGGAACAGCGGCAACAACCGCTCCCTAGTGGCGATTGATGTGTTGGCACCGGATCAGGATCAGGCTTTCCTGCCGAGCGCCGAGTTGATCGGCGGCATCGATGCCAACCTCACCGCCTTGGCGCCGTTGATCAAGGTGACGGTGGAGGAGGCCTTCCGCCGCAGTGGAGATACTGCTGCCGCCGAGCTTCATGCCACGGCGGCTGAGGGTGCCCAGCTTGGAGGCACGCCCCTGCATCCGCTGCGGGTGATTCATGAATTGCGTCAGGTGGTCACCCCCGACACCACCCTGGCGCTGGATGTGGGCTCCCACTACATCTGGATGAATCGCTACTTCCCTGCCGGCCATGCCCGGCAGGTGCTGGTAAGCAATGGTCAGCAGACCCTGGGTGTGGCCTTGCCCTGGGCGATGGCCACCAATCTCTGCCGCCCCGGCCAGCCGGTGATCTCCGTATCGGGCGATGGCGGGTTCCTGTTCACCGCCACGGAACTGCAAACGGCCACGCGGATCGGTAGCCGTTTCGTGCACCTCATCTGGAACAGCGGCAGCTACAACATGGTGGCCTTCCAGGAGCAGGCCCATTACGGCCGTACAGCTGGTGTGCAGCTCGGCACGTACAACGTGGAAGCCTTCGCCGAAGCTTTTGGCTGCAAGGGCTATCGCATCACGGCAGCCGATCAGCTGGGGCCAGTGCTGCGGGAAGCGCTGCAGCAAACCGTGCCTGTGCTGATTGATATTCCGATCGATTACTCCCAGAACCTCAAACTGATGCAAAACGTGCATCAAGACTTCATTCACTGA
- a CDS encoding peroxiredoxin-like family protein has translation MQAPAPLLQRLRQTPGLESGRRLVLLLTQLGDFDSMEYAQALVPALPQLEAAGISTLAIAIGDDPGADRFCHYTGFPRANLQVDPEPLLHRELGLYEGLQSPGGAWPGLLLMCAGIGSPGTLAEVFRGYIGDRNAPQRINSPLFRWAGGEGFQRPFELATVRLRNMNEVLSNWRTYVPRDDFITQRGGTFLLDANDSLLYSHRDQGILGFSATMSRPLSFLDPWISG, from the coding sequence ATGCAAGCGCCCGCCCCCCTGCTGCAACGTCTGCGGCAGACCCCAGGCCTGGAGAGCGGGCGCCGCCTGGTGCTGCTGCTCACCCAGCTGGGCGACTTCGACTCCATGGAATACGCCCAGGCGCTTGTGCCTGCACTGCCGCAACTTGAGGCTGCCGGGATCAGCACCCTGGCCATCGCCATCGGCGACGACCCCGGCGCCGATCGCTTCTGCCACTACACAGGCTTCCCGCGGGCCAACCTCCAGGTGGATCCAGAACCACTGCTGCATCGAGAACTGGGCCTGTACGAGGGCCTGCAGAGCCCCGGCGGAGCCTGGCCCGGGCTGTTGCTGATGTGCGCCGGAATCGGTTCCCCCGGAACGCTGGCGGAGGTGTTTCGCGGCTACATCGGCGACCGCAACGCCCCTCAGCGGATCAATAGCCCCTTGTTTCGCTGGGCGGGAGGCGAAGGCTTCCAGCGGCCGTTCGAGCTGGCCACGGTGCGCTTGCGCAACATGAACGAGGTGCTCAGCAACTGGCGCACCTATGTGCCCCGCGACGACTTCATCACCCAGCGGGGCGGCACGTTCCTACTCGATGCCAATGACAGCCTTCTCTACAGCCACCGCGACCA
- a CDS encoding DUF1499 domain-containing protein — MTALLLTLTLALFHLMGPVPADLGVHNGALSPCESTAHCARAEWAVADPQTALAALTPVIAATPRTEIVEQADGYLHATATSAFFGFVDDLELYADSTTGVLQARSLSRLGDSDLGVNAKRLAALREQLG, encoded by the coding sequence ATGACCGCCCTGCTGCTCACCCTCACCCTGGCGTTGTTCCATCTGATGGGGCCCGTGCCCGCCGATCTGGGGGTGCACAACGGGGCCCTATCGCCCTGCGAAAGCACAGCCCATTGCGCCCGCGCCGAGTGGGCGGTGGCTGATCCCCAGACGGCGCTGGCTGCCCTGACCCCGGTGATTGCAGCCACGCCACGCACCGAGATCGTGGAGCAGGCCGATGGCTACCTGCATGCCACGGCCACCAGTGCCTTCTTCGGCTTTGTTGATGATCTGGAGCTCTACGCCGATTCCACAACAGGCGTGCTGCAGGCCCGCTCGCTCTCGCGGCTGGGGGATTCGGATCTTGGGGTGAATGCGAAGCGGTTGGCGGCTCTGCGGGAGCAGCTGGGCTGA